One genomic window of Medicago truncatula cultivar Jemalong A17 chromosome 1, MtrunA17r5.0-ANR, whole genome shotgun sequence includes the following:
- the LOC25484792 gene encoding uncharacterized protein has translation MQEQNNATVLRRPPRKPSDNGYIPFPSSAFPTHPPHPLLSTPILAFKYSLNYFHKSHYFHSPFLSIPHFTSFSDPANNEVPQNHKIEVLSKTVYLEFGYNKRKRWSDEENNVLKSFLDAKSWKDINWRDIGNEEKLFGRDTEAIRDKARKLFFKKERQEKGFLESRRKRKGSWQIVIQLTMWCPKIV, from the exons ATGCAAGAACAGAACAACGCTACCGTACTCCGGCGTCCACCCCGAAAGCCTTCGGACAATGGCTATATTCCATTCCCTTCCTCTGCATTCCCAACACATCCGCCGCATCCACTTCTATCAACACCCATATTGGCCTTTAAATATTCACTCAACTACTTTCACAAATCGCATTATTTTCATTCTCCTTTTCTCTCTATTCCTCACTTCACTTCCTTCAG TGATCCGGCTAACAATGAGGTGCCCCAAAACCATAAGATTGAAGTGCTATCCAAGACAGTTTATCTGGAATTTGGATACAATAAGCGTAAGCGCTGGTCAGATGAAGAAAACAATGTGCTCAAGTCCTTCTTAGATGCAAAAAGTTGGAAAGACATCAATTGGAGAGACATCGGGAATGAAGAAAAACTGTTTGGTCGGGATACGGAAGCGATCCGGGACAAAGCaaggaaattattttttaaaaaggaaagacaAGAAAAAGGGTTCTTAGAGTCTCGGCGTAAAAGAAAAG GATCATGGCAAATAGTAATTCAGCTAACAATGTGGTGCCCCAAAATCGTATGA
- the LOC11415982 gene encoding protein VAPYRIN-LIKE, with the protein MDRLVKTEFNEVNLNFQKNQKCSSSFKLTNLMHTMSVAVSLTTTNPTTFSINKPLSVIPPLSSSTYTLHLTNLNQPPLSEPADVITVRTSMLPTGKATTDDLRRLFNKPGPHVFRDAVITVILVGPTVAEYVISNYETRNLFTKAISVCTKSNLTNLMKPAVESGKVEYVTDLITAGGDVNFRDSNGKSLIPFAIRTGKLAVLKLLVANGCRINDSVDFVLHEAAIIDRVDVVKFLFESFCDELDVNSVNREMMTPIHVSASEGHVSLIEFFVSIGGNANAVDSRRWTPLHHAASRNHLKAVEFLLENSDVKYARELNGKTAFEIASESGHTRLFGVLRWGDALLQAARVDDVHALKKCLGEGAEVNRKDQNGWTPLHWASFKGRIKSVKVLLEHGAEVDSVDDAGYTPLHCAAEAGHLQVALVLIAHGGCQTNLKSFQHVSPIATFQKHVSLHYSTKKSETFA; encoded by the coding sequence ATGGATAGGTTGGTGAAAACAGAGTTCAACGAAGTGAACCTTAACttccaaaaaaaccaaaaatgttcTTCCTCGTTcaagcttacaaacctcatgcACACCATGTCTGTTGCAGTTTccttaacaacaacaaacccAACAACCTTTTCAATCAACAAACCTTTGTCAGTAATCCCACCACTTTCTTCATCAACATACACACTTCATCTCACAAACCTTAATCAACCACCTTTGTCCGAACCTGCTGACGTCATCACAGTCCGAACCTCCATGCTACCAACCGGTAAAGCTACCACAGACGATCTCCGTCGTCTATTTAACAAACCTGGCCCCCACGTTTTCCGGGATGCAGTTATAACCGTCATCTTAGTAGGTCCCACCGTCGCGGAGTACGTTATCTCAAATTACGAAACTCGTAATCTTTTCACGAAAGCTATATCGGTTTGCACGAAATCGAATCTCACGAATTTGATGAAACCCGCGGTTGAAAGCGGGAAAGTTGAATACGTTACCGATCTAATCACCGCTGGTGGAGATGTGAATTTTAGAGATTCAAACGGTAAATCGCTTATTCCGTTTGCGATAAGAACTGGGAAACTCGCTGTTTTGAAGCTTCTTGTAGCTAACGGATGCAGAATCAACGATTCAGTGGATTTTGTTTTGCATGAAGCTGCAATAATAGATAGAGTCGATGTTGTAAAGTTTTTGTTTGAATCTTTCTGCGACGAATTGGATGTGAATTCGGTGAACAGAGAAATGATGACACCGATTCACGTATCGGCGAGTGAAGGTCACGTGAGTTTAATTGAGTTTTTTGTTTCAATCGGAGGAAACGCTAACGCCGTTGATTCCCGACGGTGGACACCACTTCATCACGCAGCGTCGAGAAATCATTTAAAAGCAGTTGAGTTTTTACTAGAAAACTCCGACGTAAAATACGCAAGAGAGTTAAACGGTAAAACAGCGTTTGAAATAGCATCGGAGAGTGGACACACGCGCTTGTTCGGTGTACTACGTTGGGGCGACGCGCTTCTACAAGCGGCGCGTGTGGACGATGTACACGCGCTGAAGAAGTGTTTAGGGGAAGGAGCGGAAGTGAATAGAAAAGATCAGAATGGGTGGACCCCACTACATTGGGCTTCATTCAAGGGTAGAATAAAGAGTGTTAAGGTTTTGTTGGAACATGGTGCTGAGGTTGATAGTGTTGATGATGCTGGTTACACTCCTTTGCATTGTGCTGCTGAAGCTGGACATTTGCAAGTTGCTTTGGTTTTGATTGCTCATGGTGGTTGTCAAACTAATCTTAAAAGTTTTCAACATGTTTCTCCAATTGCTACTTTTCAAAAACATGTTTCTCTTCATTATAGTACTAAAAAATCTGAGACATTTGCTTGA